TGCAATCTGAGGCGGTTTTGATTGGATTATTGCTTCAAAATGAGCACGCGGTATGGGTGCTGATTGTTGTTGCCAGTCTAGGAAATATTTTGGGTTCATGTGTGAACTGGTATTTGGGCATCCAAGTTGAAAAATATAAGGATAAAAAATGGTTTCCTGTGTCAGAGCAGAATATGCAAAAGGCAAAAAAAACCTATCAAAAATATGGGTATTGGTCTTTATTGCTGAGCTGGGTGCCGATTATTGGTGATCCCATTACTTTGATTGCGGGTTTGCTGAAGGAAAGTTTTGTCCGATTTTTACTGATGGTATCTATTGCGAAAATCGGACGTTATCTTTTTATTTATTTGATTTTCTTGGGGGTGATCTAGAGTACAAGCCAAGCTTTAATCACTTAATTTTCTCAATACAATCCGAATAGCCTATGACTTAATTTTTTACGCTATTTCGTGATATCACTGTACAGTGAGAACAAGGTTTTAAAAATATCAGCGCGTCACTTGAGGCTAATTATATTAAGGTTTGCATTGATCTAAATGCAGTTGAATTTCATCCTTTAATGTGGACTTTTTATAAATCCAATATTGACGCGGAACTTTAACTTGAGCCGTTAAAAGCGATTGTTTTAGCACTTGGTCTAAGGTATAGACGCCAGAGCCTTGGGTGATTTTGACCTGTTTCACATTGCCGTGTTTATTCATTTTGAGTGTGAACTTAATTTTACGATCATGCCCATTGAGATCATTGGCACTGATATTAAGCTGTGGCGCTTTAACATAAGTAAATGAGGTTTTCTTTTTCTGTTGTTGTGCCTGCCAAACTTTGGAATCAAAATCGAGCGCGCAATTGCCTGTATTATTTTGATCGAGTTTTAAGCTAAAGGCTTGATAACCAATCATAGATAGCTCATTGCCATTTTTCTGAAATGGTTTTGTTTGGGCTGCATACACCGCTTTTAAAAGAATTTGGTCGAGTTTGGTAATGCCTGTACTTTCTTTCACTGCCGCATCAATGACTTTGCCTGCTTCATTTGCCTTAATTCGAACAATTGCATAGCGATCTTGAGACTTGAGGTCAGCATCATCAAATTGAATTTTAGGGAATTTGACCCATTGAATACGAGTGGTTAAGTGCGCAGATTCAGCCGTTACCGTTTGTGTTGCCAGTTGAGTGATGTTGTTTTCTTTGCTGTATGCCGAAGTTGTGGCAAAACATAGGACAAGGGCAGAATAGAGCAGTGCTTTCATGAATGTAATCTTGATAATAAGTTGAGTGAGTGTCGTACAAGGCGGTGAGAGTATTGACGTATTTACAAAGTGCTGCAAGTTTTTTTGTTTATGTATATGCATGACCATAAAATCAGGATAAAGCCATCAATCAAAGAGTTTGAGTATTTGATCGGAATATCGAAGATGTATTTGCGCTTAGTGCTTTTGTTTTAAACAAAGATGCTTTAGAATACCCGCTCCCTTACCTGCAGGTCGTTTTTGCAATGGTGCAGACGTTCCGAACAGGTGTTCAAAAGAGGTTGTTATGCCTAAGATGAAAACTCGCCGTGGTGCAGCTAAACGCTTTAAAGCGACTGCAAACGGTTTTAAGCGTAAACAAGCGTTCAAACGCCACATTTTGACCAAAAAATCTGCTAAGCGTATTCGTCAATTACGCGGCTGTGTAATGGTTCACGTGAGTGACGTTGCTTCAGTTCGCCGTATGTGCCCGTACATCTAAGGAGATTATAAATGGCTCGTGTAAAACGTGGTGTTCAGGCTCATCGCCGTCACAAAAAAATTCTTGCTCGTGCTAAAGGTTACTACGGCGCTCGCTCACGTGTTTATCGCGTAGCGTTCCAAGCGGTAATCAAAGCTGGTCAATACGCATATCGTGACCGTCGTCAGAAGAAACGTCAATTCCGCGCTTTGTGGATTGCTCGTATCAATGCTGGTGCGCGTTTAAATGGTATGTCGTACAGCCGTATGATTTCTGGCTTGAAAAAAGCTCAGATCATCATCGACCGTCGCGTACTTGCTGACATCGCTATGCATGATGCAGTTGCATTTGCTGCTATCGCTGAAAAAGCGAAAAGCGCATTAGCTGCTTAATTGTCATAGATGATTCAAAAAAAGACCGCTTTTAGCGGTCTTTTTTATGGTCTTATTTTTTTGACCAAAGATATAGCAGGATGATGAGCCCTGTGGTGATCACTGTTATTTTTGCAAGTTCATATTGGCGCATCATCCAAAATAATCCATAAACAATTAAAAAAATAACGATAAATAAAATGAGTAGAGTTGTGATTGCTCTCATACCAGTGATGGGCAGATCTGGGTTCTTTTGAGGTAGTGTTTCGATCTCGGTTGAATCTTCATTGAATTCATCAATATTCGGTTCAAGTTCGGCTTCATAAGTAATGTATTTATTTTTTTGAATTGGGATAAATTTAGTTTTTACTTTAGCATTCTTATAATCATTTGCAGTATGACAAATCAAGTTGATGATTGCAGTTTCAAACTGCTCAGTAAACTCTACATATTGCTCTGTATGTGAATCAATAAAATCGGGGTATGGAGGACGTTCATGATAATTGGTATGCAACTGTGAAAGACATTCATAGACATGTATGCAGCGTTGAAGCAATGAAAAAGCGAGATTATTCGGGTTGTCATCCTCCTCGCTTAATTTTTTTTCTCCGTGATATTCTATAAATAAATTATGGGCGATGAGGAGTCCAGAATCATCTATATAGTTAAACCGATTTTCTAAAAAATTAGCCTTGATATGATTGAAATAACTCATCCAATCTAAATGTTGATCAAAGGCTTGAGCTTTTTGTTCTTGTGCTTCATTTAATCGTATTAAAGTAAATAGTTGATTGTTACTTGCTCTTTGGCTGGAGCTTACGCCACAAAACTCTCGCGGATCTCCAAGAGGGTGAATTTCTTTTGACTTTAGTTTCTCATTGATTTGGATTAAAGCAATCCATCCAAAACCCATACTTTTAAATACTGCGACAGGATAGTTATAGATTGGAAAATCAAAATGAATCTTTTGATTCAATCCACTCTCATCAAAAAGTAGCTCAAAAGGGTAGAGAGAACATGATTTAAAATGTTGCTGAAACAGACCGATCACAAGCCCATCAATAGAATCATAAAGTAAAGTATTTGTTGCATAGTCTCGAACTAAGAATACATCACAAAAAAAAGAACTCCATTCATGCTTAATTTGGTGATACTCAATTTCATTGTTGAAGAAAAGGTTAGCGTTGTATTGGACTCCAAAAATAAATTTCCAATAGTCATCCATTATCATTTTTATCGTCAGTATTTAAGTATATTGTTGGTTCATCATAATTTGGAATTAATGATAGGTAAATGCGAAAACAATATCATTTTAGAAAGGTCGGTGAAGACACCTATATTTGGGATATGGATCAGCTCATTCATCAAAGTTCTCATTTGCCCGTCCTACAAATTTCATTGGATGATATTCAAGAGTTGAAGGAACCTTATTGGTTTCCTAATCATTATCCAAATACAATTGAGCTGCTTGAGCATTTTAAGTTGGTTGGGGAAGCTGATCTAAGTTATCCCATTATTCTCTGTCCTGAAGGGCGAGTTATGGATGGTATGCACCGCGTGGCTAAAGCCAAAATGCTGAACTTAAGTTTTATTGGTGCTGTGCAATTTACAATTATGCCTCAACCAGATTTTATCAATGTAGATGAAGATGATTTATCTTACGATTAAAGTGATGTGTTTGACGCAATAACAAGAAGGCTAATATGTAGAGGTTGGTGTGAAAAGAATTAATGTGGTTGGAACATCTGCTTCAGGGAAAAGTACATTTTCTAAAGCACTCGCTCAGCAGTTGAAACTTAGTTATATCGAACTCGATGACCTGTTTTGGTTGGATGATTGGCAAGAGTCTTCTGATCAGGAATTTTTTAAAAAGGTGCAACAGAAAATCAATCAAGCTCCTGAAGGCTATGTGATTGATGGGAACTACACACGAACCCAAAAAATAAAATGGGAACAGATCGATACCATCATTTGGTTAGACTTACCTTTTCATATCAATTTTTACCGATCCGTAAAACGGGCGTTACATCGGGTTTTCAGTCAACAACCATTATGGATCAGTTCTAATAATACCGAGAGTTTTAAATCATTGTTTGCTCGTGATTCGATTGTTTTTTGGATGGTGAAAACACATCAAAAAAATCGGGAAAAATATCTTAAAATTTTGAATGATCCTCAATATTCGGATATTCAATTTATCCACTTAAGATCGAGAAAAGACATAAATGAATTTTTAACAAGATCAAAATTATGATAAGACATGCGAAACTGAGTGATGCCATCCAAATTGCAGCAGTACATATATTGAGTTGGAAAGAAACGTATACTGGAATTGTTGATCAAGAAATTTTAAATCGTTTAGATGAATCAAAAAAAATCAAGATTTGGGAGAGTGTACTAAAAGATCCAAACCAAGTTGTTTGGGTATACGAGGAAGATCAAACAGTCCTTGGATTCGCAGATTTCTACTTTGATGTGAGTAAAAAAGTTGGAGAGCTTCGAGCAATTTATCTGCTAAAAAAGATACAAGCTAAAGGTGTAGGTCTACAATTGATGGAACAGGGTTTGGCATTATTCAAACAAAAACAATGCCATTTGATGAAGATCGAAGTATTTGATCGAAATCCAAGCCGTTATTTTTATGAAAAGCTTGGAGCAAAGTGTATTAAAATTGAGGATGCTTCAAATTATGCTCATGAATTAAAAATTTTACATTATCACTTAAGCATTGAAACAAATAAAAAAGGAGCTGAGTTGATGTCTGATACACAGTATTTAGCGGAATTACAAAAACAAGTTCAACAAGGCAAACGTTTTGAATATTTAGGCTTTTGGGGGCATACATCCAAACAGTCTCATATCGTAGATAAAAGTTGTTTAAGTCAGTGGTATCCTGCCAGTTTTGAACTTGATGGGCATCTTTATAAAAATACTGAGCAATATATGATGGCTCAAAAAGCCAAATTGTTTGATGATTATGATATCTTTTCTAAGATTCTTTTAACTGGGAATCCAAAAGAAATTAAAGCACTAGGTCGTTTAGTTAAAAATTATCAAGATGATACATGGGTAAAACATCGTTTGGCTATTGTGGTTAAAGGGAATTTGGCTAAATTCTCACAAAA
This genomic window from Acinetobacter sp. TGL-Y2 contains:
- a CDS encoding YqaA family protein — translated: MSLFFLFISAFGAATLLPLQSEAVLIGLLLQNEHAVWVLIVVASLGNILGSCVNWYLGIQVEKYKDKKWFPVSEQNMQKAKKTYQKYGYWSLLLSWVPIIGDPITLIAGLLKESFVRFLLMVSIAKIGRYLFIYLIFLGVI
- a CDS encoding NADAR family protein gives rise to the protein MSDTQYLAELQKQVQQGKRFEYLGFWGHTSKQSHIVDKSCLSQWYPASFELDGHLYKNTEQYMMAQKAKLFDDYDIFSKILLTGNPKEIKALGRLVKNYQDDTWVKHRLAIVVKGNLAKFSQNKNLGQFLLNTGDQVLVEASPFDKIWGIGVDEHDQTVDKPVLWKGLNLLGFALMEVRKQL
- a CDS encoding AAA family ATPase — encoded protein: MKRINVVGTSASGKSTFSKALAQQLKLSYIELDDLFWLDDWQESSDQEFFKKVQQKINQAPEGYVIDGNYTRTQKIKWEQIDTIIWLDLPFHINFYRSVKRALHRVFSQQPLWISSNNTESFKSLFARDSIVFWMVKTHQKNREKYLKILNDPQYSDIQFIHLRSRKDINEFLTRSKL
- the rpmI gene encoding 50S ribosomal protein L35 encodes the protein MPKMKTRRGAAKRFKATANGFKRKQAFKRHILTKKSAKRIRQLRGCVMVHVSDVASVRRMCPYI
- a CDS encoding energy transducer TonB family protein: MKALLYSALVLCFATTSAYSKENNITQLATQTVTAESAHLTTRIQWVKFPKIQFDDADLKSQDRYAIVRIKANEAGKVIDAAVKESTGITKLDQILLKAVYAAQTKPFQKNGNELSMIGYQAFSLKLDQNNTGNCALDFDSKVWQAQQQKKKTSFTYVKAPQLNISANDLNGHDRKIKFTLKMNKHGNVKQVKITQGSGVYTLDQVLKQSLLTAQVKVPRQYWIYKKSTLKDEIQLHLDQCKP
- the rplT gene encoding 50S ribosomal protein L20 codes for the protein MARVKRGVQAHRRHKKILARAKGYYGARSRVYRVAFQAVIKAGQYAYRDRRQKKRQFRALWIARINAGARLNGMSYSRMISGLKKAQIIIDRRVLADIAMHDAVAFAAIAEKAKSALAA